From one Liolophura sinensis isolate JHLJ2023 chromosome 10, CUHK_Ljap_v2, whole genome shotgun sequence genomic stretch:
- the LOC135476391 gene encoding uncharacterized protein LOC135476391 — protein sequence MEKHGYGNLKMSYIQTPSAVFDLTRTIPDRIRELAKANPDKMAFVFRQAGQPRDTLTRKQVAYKSDWLARHFVRHGIRAGDKVAILVDTPTNWTITYFGINMTGGTVINSPSFDEKEFTKIAKGIGCVATVTELKQPKGDLCKAHHRSVILTTFQDHKDKITTFDLFGLTEDNQVPDVDLPEVHADDEAMMVLTSGSSGMPKLVVHTHASILAGAYSMGDFWELEEDTIVANDRPMSWIGGQPMLYLGIGLTTVYIKAKVNSESDDEFFVNVLSSERPDAALLMEYRLNSLQRRPDLLDRMPFLSTSIAAGQRVSARFVDSLLRVSESVVSAYGSSECLHFIGLKVATALGFELGTAGYPCSGCEVRVVDEKGEVVCVETQGELCLRGPACAKAHVYLDGSRASIVDEDGWYHTGDVALMHQDGRIVIIGRKTEMLKQASVKIFPSFVERKIQENFEEIEEVVVVGVDDDILHQEVCACITLTPDTRITAEDIKRRAENIFRPSLAPDYLGYMPGHFLLMDSFPKTTSGKCDRLSLTKMAEEIIKGKTQKS from the coding sequence ATGGAGAAACATGGATATGGCAACCTCAAGATGAGCTACATCCAGACGCCCTCGGCAGTGTTCGACTTAACTCGCACAATTCCGGACAGAATACGAGAGCTGGCGAAGGCCAACCCAGACAAAATGGCGTTTGTCTTCAGACAAGCCGGACAACCCAGGGATACCTTGACAAGGAAACAAGTGGCATACAAGtccgactggttggcccgacaTTTTGTCAGACATGGCATCAGAGCAGGTGACAAAGTAGCCATACTTGTGGACACACCGACAAACTGGACCATAACTTATTTCGGTATAAACATGACCGGTGGCACTGTTATCAACTCGCCATCCTTCGATGAGAAAGAATTTACAAAGATCGCCAAAGGGATAGGATGCGTGGCAACTGTAACAGAATTGAAGCAACCTAAAGGAGACCTTTGCAAGGCTCATCATCGTAGCGTCATCCTGACAACATTCCAGGACCATAAAGATAAGATAACGACCTTTGACCTCTTCGGTTTGACAGAGGACAACCAGGTTCCAGATGTTGACCTTCCCGAAGTACACGCCGACGACGAAGCGATGATGGTGTTGACCTCTGGTAGTAGTGGAATGCCTAAGCTCGTTGTGCACACCCATGCCTCAATCCTAGCGGGAGCGTATTCAATGGGAGATTTTTGGGAGTTGGAAGAAGACACAATCGTTGCTAACGACAGACCGATGTCTTGGATAGGCGGCCAACCAATGTTGTACCTTGGTATCGGGTTGACTACAGTCTACATCAAGGCGAAAGTCAACTCAGAGTCAGACGATGAGTTCTTCGTGAACGTTTTATCTTCTGAACGACCAGATGCTGCTTTACTGATGGAATATAGACTAAACAGCTTACAGAGAAGACCTGATCTGTTAGACAGGATGCCGTTTCTCTCCACCTCGATAGCCGCAGGACAAAGGGTGAGTGCAAGGTTTGTAGATAGTTTGCTACGAGTTTCAGAGTCCGTCGTCTCCGCCTACGGCTCTTCTGAATGTTTGCATTTCATCGGTTTGAAGGTAGCAACAGCGCTGGGCTTTGAACTCGGTACAGCTGGGTACCCCTGCTCTGGCTGCGAAGTTAGAGTGGTGGATGAAAAAGGTGAAGTCGTCTGTGTGGAAACACAGGGGGAACTCTGTTTGCGTGGACCGGCATGTGCCAAAGCTCATGTCTACCTTGACGGTTCCAGAGCGTCTATTGTGGACGAAGACGGTTGGTACCATACCGGAGATGTAGCACTAATGCACCAAGACGGACGAATCGTCATCATAGGTAGGAAGACTGAAATGCTTAAACAGGCTTCGGTGAAAATTTTTCCCTCATTCGTGGAGAGGAAGATTCAGGAAAACTTTGAAGAGATTGaggaagttgttgttgttggtgtggATGACGACATATTGCACCAGGAGGTTTGCGCTTGTATTACGCTCACACCAGACACACGCATAACCGCAGAAGATATCAAGCGGCGTGCAGAGAACATCTTCAGACCGTCTCTTGCGCCAGATTATCTTGGTTACATGCCAGGACATTTCCTGCTCATGGACTCTTTTCCAAAGACGACGTCCGGGAAATGTGATAGACTGTCACTGACCAAGATGGCCGAAGAGATCATTAAGGGTAAAACTCAGAAGTCTTAA